AAGGCGGAGGCCAGGCCGGCGAAGAAGCCGGCCGCCAAGGCGGCAACGAAGACGGCAGCGAAGCCGGCCAGACGCGGCGCCATGCCCGAGGGCGCCGTCAAGGCCGAGCTGCCAGAGACCCTCAACGCCGAACTGGCGACCCTGGTCGACGGCCCGCCGGAACGTCCGGAAGAATGGATCTTCGAGATCAAGTTCGATGGCTACCGCATGCTGACCCGCGTCGCCGACAAGGGCAAGGACATCCGCCTGATCACCCGCAACGGCAACGACTGGACCGACAAACTGCGCCCGCTGCAGCAGGAAATCAAGCGCATGAAGCTGCCGGATGGCTGGTACGACGGCGAGATCGTGGTCCACGACGAGAACGGCAAGCCGAACTTCAACCTGCTGCAGCTGGCCTTCGACGGTTCCAACCGCGCCCAGATCGTCTACTTCATCTTCGACATGCCTTACTTCAAAGGTCATGACCTGCGGGACGTGCGGCTCGACCAGCGGCGCCCGCTGCTGCAGGAAGTGCTGGCCGCAAAGCCGTCCGACACCGTGCGCTTCTCGGCCGAATTCGGCACCGACCCGAGCCAGCTGGTGGTGGCGGCCTGCCAGATCGGCCTCGAAGGCGTGATCGGCAAGCGCCGCGACTCGCGCTACGTGACGCGCCGCTCGCCGGAATGGATCAAGCTGAAGTGCGGGATGCGCCAGGAATTCGTGATCGGCGGGTATACCGATCCGCACGGCGCGCGCACCGGCATCGGCTCGCTGCTGCTCGGCTACTACGATGAGAAGGGCGTGCTGCGCTACGCCGGCAACTGCGGCAGCGGCTTCAACGGCGCGTCGCTGCGCCACATGCGCGAGACGCTGGAAGCCATCGAGAGCGACGAGAACCCGTTCCCGGCGCGCGCCGTGCCCGGTCGCGGCAACCACTGGGTCAAGCCGACCCTGGTGGCCGAGGTCAGCTTCTCGGAATGGACCGCGACCGATTCGATCCGCCACCCCGTGTTCCAGGGCCTGCGCAAGGACAAGCCGGCCAGGAGCGTGGTGCGCGAGCAGGCCAAGCACGTTCAGGAGAATGGGCAGGAGCGCGCAAGCATGAAGAGCGAGGAACAGGCTGCGAAGGCGACGCCGGCGCCGCGCAAGCGCGCCGGCACCAAGGCCGCGAAGGCGGAGCCGGCATCGGGCGGCAGCGGATTGCCCGCGACTTTCAAAGTCACGCACGGCGAGCGCGTGATGGACAAGGAAAGCGGCGTCACCAAGCTCGAACTGGTCGAATACTATGCGCTGGTCGGCGAACTGATGATGGCGCACCTGAAAGGCCGCCCGGTGTCGCTGGTGCGCGCGCCCGAGGGCGTCGGCGGCGAGCTGTTCTTCCAGAAGCACGTCGCCGACATACGCAAGATGCCGGGCGTCGGCCAGCTCGACCAGGCCCTCGATCCGGACCACCCGCGCATGACCCGCATCGACAGCGTCGAAGGCCTCCTGTCCTGCGCCCAGTGGAACGTGGTCGAGATCCACAGCCAGAACGCGGTCGAGAAGCGCTACGAGACCCCCGACCGCTTCGTGTTCGACCTCGACCCGGGCGAGGGAATCTCGTTCGCGATGGTGCAGGAAGCGGCCCAGGTGGTGCGCGCCTTCCTGCAGGAGCTGGGCCTGAACCCCTTCCTGAAGACCAGCGGCGGCAAGGGCCTGCATATCGTCGTGCCGATCAAGCCCAAGCTCGACTGGGATACGGTGAAGGACTTCTCGCACGCCATCGTGACCCATCTGGCCAAGACCCTGCCGGACCGCTTCTCGGACAAGAGCGGCGCCAAGAACCGGGTCGGCCGCATCTTCATCGACTACCTGCGCAACGGCCGCGGCGCCACCACGGTCACGGCCTGGTCGGCGCGTACGCGGCCGGGGCTGGGGATTTCGGTGCCGGTGCGCTGGGAGGAGCTGGCGGACCTGAGTTCCGGCGCGCACTGGACGGTGCGGACGGTGGGGGAGCGGCTGGCGATCGGGAATACGCCGTGGGAGGACTATGCGGACAGCGCGACCACGCTGAGCAAGGCGATGAAGGCGCTGGGATTCAAACGGTGACCTCCGCGTGGGCACGGGGTGCCCACGCTACGCGGTCGCCTCGTCGCGGGCTTCCGCCTGCGCCTCCTTGTGGTTCCGCACGATCCCCCGCAGGTTCATCGCCAGCAGGCCGGCCTGGAGCGCAATCAGCGCCCAGGCCTCGTCATGCACGCCCCAGACGATCCAGAGGATGTTCGACAGGATGAAGGTGTAGAAGCCGAAGATGCGGCGCCGCGCATGGCGGGCGCCGACCAGGAAGGCGGCGCCGAGGGTAACCGCCATTGCTGGCCATTGCAGGAAGTCGATCAGCGTATCGAGGTCCACTCAGGCCGCCTTCCTGCGCTTGGCCGGCGCCTTGGCCGCGGTGGCGGATTTGGCGACGGCCTTCTTGGCGGCCGGTTTGGCGGCGGCAGTCGCCGTCTTCCTGGCCGCCGGCTTCTTCGCCGCGGTGGCGCGCGCCCGCACGGTGTCCTGCGATGCCGTCTTGCGCGCGCGCGGCGGCGGCGCGTCGCCGGCGTCCTCGTCTTTGTCGCCCGACGGCTTGCGCGACTTGCGCGGCGGTGGATCGTCGTCGTCGTCGTCGCCGTCCGCGTGCGCGGGCGCCTTCTTGCCCAGGCTGGCCTGCAGCAGCGAGACCAGGTCGATGACGTTCGATTTCTTCGGCTTGTCCTCCTCCTCCGGCTCCGGCATGGTGATGGTCTTGGTCTGCTTGGCCGCGATCTTCTTCTTCACCATCGCCATCACGTCCTCGCGGTAGGTGTCGTGATACTGCTGCGGCTTCCAGCGCTCGCTCATGCCTTCGACCAGCGCCCTGGCCATCTGCAGTTCCTTCGGTGTCACCTGGGCCGCCTTCGAATTCTCGTCGGGGATCTTCAGTTCGTCGGTGGGGCGGATCTCGTCCGGGTAGCGCAGGGTGATCAGGACGATGGTATCGCCCACGCACACCAGTGCCGCCAGGTGCTGCTTGACGCGGATGACGACGTTGGCGATGCCGATCTTGCCGACGTCGCGCAGGGTCTCGCGCAGCAGCGCGTAGACCTTGTCGCCGCCCTTGCCGGGCGCGAGGTAGTAGGGCTGCTCGTAGTAGATCAGCGGCACCTGCTGGGCATCGACGAAGGCCAGGATGTCGATGGTCTGGGTGGCTTCCGGATTCGCGCGGCGCAGGTCCTCGTCGGACAGCACCACGTATTCGTCATCGGCGTATTCGTAGCCCTTGATGATGTCGTCCCAGGAGACTTCCTTGCCGGTGTTCTTGTTGTAGCGCTTGAAGCCGATCGGCGCGAAGTCACGGCGGTCGAGCATGTGCAGGTCCAGGCTGTGTTCGCTCGTTGCCGGGTACAGTTCGACGGGAATATGGACCAGCCCGAAACTGATCGCCCCCTTCCACATGCTCCTCGCCATGTCAGTTCTCCTTGAGTGAGTTATTCCCCGACCGAACCGGTAATCGGCAGCACCACGCCGGTGACATAACCCGAGCACACGCTCGACGCCAGGTACACATAGGCCGGCGACAGCTCTTCCGGCTGGGCCGGGCGGCCGAAGGTGGTCTGCTGGCCGAACTTGGTGATGTCTTCCGGCGACTGGTCGGCCGGGTTCAGCGGGGTCCACACCGGTCCGGGGGCCACGCAGTTCACGCGGATGCCCTTGTCGAGCAGGTTGGCGGCCAGCGACATCGTGAAGGCATGGATCGCGCCCTTGGTGGTCGAATAGTCGAGCAGCTTCTTCGAGCCCTTCAGGCCGGTCACCGAGCCGGTGTTCACGATCGCGGCGCCGCGCTTCATGTAGGGCAGGCAGGCCTTGGCCATGTGGAAGTAACCGTAGATATTCGTCTTCATGGTCTCGTCGAAGCGGTCTTCCGTCAGGTCGAGCAGCGATTCGGCATGCTCCTGGAAGGCAGCGTTGTTGACCAGGACGTCCAGGCGGCCGAACCTGGCGACGATCTGGTCCACGGCCTGCTGGCAGAATTCCATGTCCTTGACGTCGCCGGCCACCGTCACGCACTGCTGGCCCTCCGCTTCGATATAGCGCTGGGTCTCGGCGGCGTCCTCGTGTTCGTTCAGGTACAGGATGGCGACGTCGGCGCCTTCGCGCGCGAACAGGATCGCGACCGCTCGGCCGATGCCGGAGTCGCCGCCGGTGACGATCGCGACCTGGCCGGCCAGCTTGCCGCTGCCCTTGTACTGCTCGGCCATGAACTTCGGCTTCAGTTCCATCTGGGCTTCGAGACCGGGCTTGGCCAGGTGCTGGGCCGGGAAGTCGCCGGACGGCTGCTGGACACCGGTCTGCGCGGCGCCGCCGCTGCTGCCCTGATCGCCTTTCTGCATGCTGGCGTCATGCTGGTCCTGGCGGTTCTGGATCGCCTTCTGCTTGTTCGCTACATCGTCCTGGTTTGCCATGCCGATCTCCTTGTGCATTCGGTACGTGATCCAGCAGTATTCCCGCCGCCCGGCCTTCGCTACCGTGCGCTTCCACACACAGCGCCGCATTTGCTAGGCGCGCTAGGTGCTTTATGGCAAACTTGATCCTGTAACAGAGTCTGAGGAGCACAGGATGTCGCAGCAAGGTATGTATGTCAGCCCGATGGCGCAGCGGCGCGCCGGCTTCGACCAGGCTTGCGGCCCGCTGTTCGCGCGCCTCGACCTGGCCGACAGCGCCGATGCCGCCGCCGCCCTGATGGCCGGGTCGGCGCCCGATCTGCTGGTGATCGACCTCGAACGCTTCGAGCCGGGCATCGACCTGCAGGCGCTGGGCGGGCTGCTGGCGCGCCGCGCCGGCGCACCGGTCCTGTTGCTGTGCCCCTTCGCCAATGCGCGCTGGCTGCCGCTGCTGCATGCCTTCGGACCGGCCGCCTACGCGATCACTCCGATCGAGCCGGCGCGCCTGCAGGACGCCGTGCGGCGCTGCCTGGCGTCGCCGTCCGGCTGCGCCCCCGCCGCCGATGCGGACGCACTGCGTGCGCTGCTGGCGCTGCGGACCCGGGTCCAGGCGGCGCTCGACGATACCGATGAGGAACAGGGCCTGGCCGAACGCCTGAGCCAGGCCTTCCTGGCGTGGCCGGGCGTGCTGCATGCCGCCGTGTTCCGCCTGGCCGGCGACGCCGACCTGCAGCTCGATGCGGAACAGGGCCGCGGCCCGGCCGTCGGCCTGCGCCTGGGTACGCTGCTGCAGCGCAGCGAGCGCCTGCTGCAGGCGCCGCTGCGCCATGCCTTCCCCGGCCTGCTGGCCGCCGCCACCGGCGAGCTGGCGATCCTCGACACGCTCGAGCAGGCCGGCGAGCCGGCGCTGGCCGAGGGCCTGCGCGCGCACGGCGTGGCGCAGGCGCTGGGCATTCCGCTGCCGGCCGACGGTCCGGGCGCCCCGCGCGGCGCGCTGTCGCTGCTGCTGGACAGCGCCGCCCCGCTGGCGCCGGAAGCCTTCGACACGCTGCGCGACTGCGCCGCCATGGCCGTGCTGGGCCTGCGCATGAGCGACATGAACCTGGAGAGCGAACAGCTGCTGGCGCGCCTGACCTATGTGTCGACCATGGATGCCCTGACCGGGGTCGCCAACCGCCGCCACGGCGAAGAGCTGCTGGAACGCGAAGTCCGGCGCGCCCGCCGCTACCGCACGCCGCTGGCCCTGCTGTCCTTCGACATCGACCGCTTCAAGGCCATCAACGACGGCTACGGCCACCCGGTGGGCGATGTTGCGCTGCGCACCGTGGCCGACTGCGTGCGCGCGGTGATGCGGTCGAGCGACGTGCTGGTGCGTTCGGGCGGCGAGGAATTCCACGTCATTGCGCCCCACACCAGCGCGATCGAGGGCCTCAAGATGGCCGAGAAGATCCGCCATGCGGTCGAGCAGACCGCCGTTCCCGGTTGCGACCATGTCACCGTCAGCCTCGGCGTGGCCCAGCTCGGCGAGCAGGAGAGCGCGGACTCCCTGGTCCAGCGCGTCGACGCCGCGATGGCGCGCGCCAAGCGGGCAGGGCGCAACTGCGTCGAACTGGCGATGCAATAGATGCTGGCCTGGTTGAAGGACTACCGCCGCGGCTGGCTGGCGGGGGACCTGGGTGCGGGCGCGGTGGTCGCCATGATGATGATCCCGCAGGGCATGGCCTATGCGCTGGTGGCCGGGCTGCCGCCGGTGACCGGGATCTACGCCAGCATCGTGCCGCCGCTGCTGTACGCCGTGTTCGGCACCAGCAGCACCCAGTCGGTCGGGCCGATGGCGATCATCTCCCTGATGACGGCGTCCGTGCTGGCGCCGATGGCGGCGCCGGGCAGCGCGCTGTACGGGGCGCTGGCGGGCCAGCTGGCCCTGCTGGCCGGGCTGGTGCTGCTGGCCTGTGGCCTGCTGCGGGTGGGCTTTCTCGCCAACTTCTTCTCGCGCCCGGTGATGAACGGCTTCACCATCGGTTCCTCGATCCTGATCGCCCATGGGCAGCTCGGCGTCCTGCTGGGCGCGCGCCTGCCGCACTGGCACCGGCCCAGCGCCGCGCTCGGCCTGGGCGCGCTGGCCCTGCTGTTGCTGGCGCGCCGCTACGGCGCCCGCTTGCTGCAGCGCTGCGGCCTCGCGCCCGGCGCCGCCGACATCGGCGCACGCCTGGCGCCGATGCTGCTGGTGGCCGGCTCGATCGCTGCGGTCGCCGCGCTCGGCCTGGACCGGATGGGCGTGCAGGTGATCGGCCGGGTGCCGGCCGGGTTGCCGCGCCTGAACCTGGCGGCTTCCGGCGCGCACTGGCAGCAGCTGTTCCAGCCGGCCCTCCTGATCGGCTTCATGTGCTTCCTGATCTCGATGTCCGGGGCCCAGGCGCTGGCCGCGCGCAAAGGAGAAAAGCTGCACACCAATGCAGAGCTGGTCGGCCTCGGCGCGGCCAACGTCGGCAGTTTCCTGAGCGGCGGCTTTCCCGTCACCGGCAGCCTGTCGCGTTCGGCCGTCAACTTCGCGGCCGGCGCCAACACCCCGCTGGCCGCGGTGGTCGCGGCGGCGCTGCTGGGCGCGGCGCTGGTGCTGCCGACCGGCTGGCTGGCGCTGCTGCCGCTGCCGGTGCTGGCCGCCACCATCATCGTCGCCGTACTCGGCATGCTGGAATCCGCGACCCTGCGTACCGCCTGGCGCTACGACCGCGCCGACGCGCTGGCGCTGCTGGCCACTCTAGGGGGCGTGCTGCTGCTCGGGGTCGAGGCTGGCGTGGTGGTCGGCCTGCTGCTGTCGCTGGGGGCGATGATCTGGCGCGAGAGCCGGCCGCACATCGCGGTGCTGGGCCGCATCGCCGGCACCGAACACTTCCGCAATGTCGAACGCTACCAGGCCGAGACCCGCAGCGGCGTGCTGCTGCTGCGCGTCGACGCCGGCCTGTTCTTCGGGAACATCGAGGCGGTCAACGCCCGCGTCGAGGAAGAGCTGGACCTGCATCCCGGCACGCGCGAGCTGGTGCTGGTGCTGTCGGCCGTGAATGCGATCGACACCTCGGCCCTGTTCGGCCTGCTGGAGCTGAACGGTGAAGTGGTCCGGCGCGGCGTGCGCCTGCACCTGGCCGAGGTGAAGGGGCCGGTGATGGACCGGCTGAAGCAGTCGAAGCTGCTGGAGCGTCTCAGCGGGCAGGTCTTCCTGAGCACGGCGAATGCCTGGAATACCCTGTCCACCGGCGACGAATCCTGGTCAGTCTGAGGCGCTTGTGGCAGTATGGGGCGCATGAACACTTCCTGGAGCGAAGCATGACGAGTCGACTTGCCCTGGTCCTGTTGGCGTCCGCGGCGGCGCTGTACGCCATCGGCATGCAGTCCGGCCTCGATGTCGGCCTGGCGTGGATGACGCTGATCTCGGCCATGTTCATCG
This window of the Massilia sp. WG5 genome carries:
- a CDS encoding SDR family oxidoreductase encodes the protein MANQDDVANKQKAIQNRQDQHDASMQKGDQGSSGGAAQTGVQQPSGDFPAQHLAKPGLEAQMELKPKFMAEQYKGSGKLAGQVAIVTGGDSGIGRAVAILFAREGADVAILYLNEHEDAAETQRYIEAEGQQCVTVAGDVKDMEFCQQAVDQIVARFGRLDVLVNNAAFQEHAESLLDLTEDRFDETMKTNIYGYFHMAKACLPYMKRGAAIVNTGSVTGLKGSKKLLDYSTTKGAIHAFTMSLAANLLDKGIRVNCVAPGPVWTPLNPADQSPEDITKFGQQTTFGRPAQPEELSPAYVYLASSVCSGYVTGVVLPITGSVGE
- the ligD gene encoding DNA ligase D, with protein sequence MPDALKEYKAKRNFSITSEPAEGGDASKGALTFVIQKHWATRLHYDFRLEIDGTMKSWAVPKGPSFDNHDKRMAVHVEDHPISYSDFEGTIPPHQYGAGKVIVWDKGTWEPVGDPAKGYAKGEIKFEIHGHKMHGRWVLVRLRQRAEDRQEHWLLIKENDEYARPASEFSVIDEMPDSVKDLPMPGAPEDREAARAKLAELKAEARPAKKPAAKAATKTAAKPARRGAMPEGAVKAELPETLNAELATLVDGPPERPEEWIFEIKFDGYRMLTRVADKGKDIRLITRNGNDWTDKLRPLQQEIKRMKLPDGWYDGEIVVHDENGKPNFNLLQLAFDGSNRAQIVYFIFDMPYFKGHDLRDVRLDQRRPLLQEVLAAKPSDTVRFSAEFGTDPSQLVVAACQIGLEGVIGKRRDSRYVTRRSPEWIKLKCGMRQEFVIGGYTDPHGARTGIGSLLLGYYDEKGVLRYAGNCGSGFNGASLRHMRETLEAIESDENPFPARAVPGRGNHWVKPTLVAEVSFSEWTATDSIRHPVFQGLRKDKPARSVVREQAKHVQENGQERASMKSEEQAAKATPAPRKRAGTKAAKAEPASGGSGLPATFKVTHGERVMDKESGVTKLELVEYYALVGELMMAHLKGRPVSLVRAPEGVGGELFFQKHVADIRKMPGVGQLDQALDPDHPRMTRIDSVEGLLSCAQWNVVEIHSQNAVEKRYETPDRFVFDLDPGEGISFAMVQEAAQVVRAFLQELGLNPFLKTSGGKGLHIVVPIKPKLDWDTVKDFSHAIVTHLAKTLPDRFSDKSGAKNRVGRIFIDYLRNGRGATTVTAWSARTRPGLGISVPVRWEELADLSSGAHWTVRTVGERLAIGNTPWEDYADSATTLSKAMKALGFKR
- a CDS encoding SulP family inorganic anion transporter; this translates as MLAWLKDYRRGWLAGDLGAGAVVAMMMIPQGMAYALVAGLPPVTGIYASIVPPLLYAVFGTSSTQSVGPMAIISLMTASVLAPMAAPGSALYGALAGQLALLAGLVLLACGLLRVGFLANFFSRPVMNGFTIGSSILIAHGQLGVLLGARLPHWHRPSAALGLGALALLLLARRYGARLLQRCGLAPGAADIGARLAPMLLVAGSIAAVAALGLDRMGVQVIGRVPAGLPRLNLAASGAHWQQLFQPALLIGFMCFLISMSGAQALAARKGEKLHTNAELVGLGAANVGSFLSGGFPVTGSLSRSAVNFAAGANTPLAAVVAAALLGAALVLPTGWLALLPLPVLAATIIVAVLGMLESATLRTAWRYDRADALALLATLGGVLLLGVEAGVVVGLLLSLGAMIWRESRPHIAVLGRIAGTEHFRNVERYQAETRSGVLLLRVDAGLFFGNIEAVNARVEEELDLHPGTRELVLVLSAVNAIDTSALFGLLELNGEVVRRGVRLHLAEVKGPVMDRLKQSKLLERLSGQVFLSTANAWNTLSTGDESWSV
- a CDS encoding Ku protein, with protein sequence MARSMWKGAISFGLVHIPVELYPATSEHSLDLHMLDRRDFAPIGFKRYNKNTGKEVSWDDIIKGYEYADDEYVVLSDEDLRRANPEATQTIDILAFVDAQQVPLIYYEQPYYLAPGKGGDKVYALLRETLRDVGKIGIANVVIRVKQHLAALVCVGDTIVLITLRYPDEIRPTDELKIPDENSKAAQVTPKELQMARALVEGMSERWKPQQYHDTYREDVMAMVKKKIAAKQTKTITMPEPEEEDKPKKSNVIDLVSLLQASLGKKAPAHADGDDDDDDPPPRKSRKPSGDKDEDAGDAPPPRARKTASQDTVRARATAAKKPAARKTATAAAKPAAKKAVAKSATAAKAPAKRRKAA
- a CDS encoding GGDEF domain-containing protein, with amino-acid sequence MSQQGMYVSPMAQRRAGFDQACGPLFARLDLADSADAAAALMAGSAPDLLVIDLERFEPGIDLQALGGLLARRAGAPVLLLCPFANARWLPLLHAFGPAAYAITPIEPARLQDAVRRCLASPSGCAPAADADALRALLALRTRVQAALDDTDEEQGLAERLSQAFLAWPGVLHAAVFRLAGDADLQLDAEQGRGPAVGLRLGTLLQRSERLLQAPLRHAFPGLLAAATGELAILDTLEQAGEPALAEGLRAHGVAQALGIPLPADGPGAPRGALSLLLDSAAPLAPEAFDTLRDCAAMAVLGLRMSDMNLESEQLLARLTYVSTMDALTGVANRRHGEELLEREVRRARRYRTPLALLSFDIDRFKAINDGYGHPVGDVALRTVADCVRAVMRSSDVLVRSGGEEFHVIAPHTSAIEGLKMAEKIRHAVEQTAVPGCDHVTVSLGVAQLGEQESADSLVQRVDAAMARAKRAGRNCVELAMQ